Part of the Candidatus Brocadia sinica JPN1 genome, GCTCATCATTAATTACCCAATATCTGTGGATAAGGTTATTTCTGAGATCTGTCAATCTGCGAAGTTTGTTGGCAAGAGATGATGATATGATCCCATGCCTGCCGGTTTTTATTATACAATCTATATAACCATCACATGCTATGCCTTTCTTCCTTGCTAACAAGTGCTGACAAATATCAGTAATTGCCTCTACAGCCTCTATCAATAAATACTTTAAAGCCAGGGAGCTTTTTGGATCAGCCAGGTACTCTTCCTTTCCTGTTAAAATCAGCGTCTCTAGCTGTTCGTAAACGTTAATAATATCTGTTTTTGCTTTAGCAACCCGGTCTTTGTCTATCATTTTGTAGGGTCATGCATCCAATATGATATTTCTAAAGTGTACATACTCACAATATTTTCTGCTAATCTTTTCAATAAAGTCAGTTCTGATATCTTCGGACCTGCTTAAAAGAAGAACGCCTTTCTTCAAAACAGCCATTTGAAATGCAACGGGCGCATCATTTACTACTTTTACTTCGACAGGATAACCTGTCTTTCCCGTAAGTTCGTAAGAAAGAGTAGTTTCTATTTCTAATTTATTAACAGATTCTTCTACAAAAAGTGCAATATCTATATCTCTGAAATCGGCCCCTTCCACGAAAGAACCGTGTAAATATGCAAAGACGATGTCTTTTATCCTATAAATAAATTCTTTTAGTATGCCTAGTATTTGTGTCTTTGTTTCTTCGTCAATTCTGTTTTTCTTTAAAAACCTTGTTTCAATCATGTTTCTTCGCTTCATAGTCATTCGGTATTTATTATAAGATCTGACTTCGTGTTTTGTAGTATATAATTTATTTGCCGAATTTTGCCCTTACGGCCTGTCTGAATGACTTTCATATACGGAAAATCTTTGATTTTTGCTTCTATACACAGCGTCATTAATCAGATACGAATATGTCATTCCCGCGAAAGCGGGAATCCAGAAAAACGCTGGATTCCGGGTCAAGCCCGGAATGACAGACAGTTGTAAACTTATGTCGTTATGTATAATTTCTCAACAGTCAGGTCTTTGGAGTTACCACAAGGGATCGGTGCTACAATTTTTACCAAAAATGCAAAAATTTTTTTTGCAAAGTACTAATCCCTCAGGACGTCTTGTAAGAAGGACATAAAACTGTGCATGTCCTTCTTTATATAATCCCATTTCACAGCAATCTTTTGTTTAAGACTATCTACCCTTTCCGGATCGAGTTCGTAGTCATAAGCATGCCGGAAAATATGCCTGAACCCCCTTAACTCATTAAGGATACGGTAACTCTCCTGAGAGAGCAATTTTGGCCTTATACCCGGGATAGCCATGTACATGCGTTTAAGAAGTTCCTATGGTATTTAGCTGGATCCTCTCTACCTTATTTTCAAAGGTCTTTGCTACCGCCTGAAAGAGATCTTCCAATGAGCAGTACAAATTATGAAGTAAATATGCGAGATGGGTAGTTTCCGCTCTTTTCGATGGCTTTGTGATATGAATCTCCTTCAATATTTCCTCTATAAGTTCCATCTGATGGGTAAAATATCCCAGGAGTATTGCTATAGGTTCTTTTTTCATACAATCTTCAGTCCCTTTTTAACAAGAGAATCCTTAAACTTACACTTCCTCATTTCTATCAAATCAAC contains:
- the hepT gene encoding type VII toxin-antitoxin system HepT family RNase toxin; its protein translation is MIDKDRVAKAKTDIINVYEQLETLILTGKEEYLADPKSSLALKYLLIEAVEAITDICQHLLARKKGIACDGYIDCIIKTGRHGIISSSLANKLRRLTDLRNNLIHRYWVINDEQLYDMTIENKNDLTEFVNQITGFISSAEKAKE
- a CDS encoding nucleotidyltransferase domain-containing protein encodes the protein MIETRFLKKNRIDEETKTQILGILKEFIYRIKDIVFAYLHGSFVEGADFRDIDIALFVEESVNKLEIETTLSYELTGKTGYPVEVKVVNDAPVAFQMAVLKKGVLLLSRSEDIRTDFIEKISRKYCEYVHFRNIILDA